The DNA sequence CAGTATTTTGCAGGATTTTTTGCTAATGATGGATATACAGAAATTACCCCAAGGAAAAACTTCTATGTAGGACCGAAAGTTGTTTTACAGGCAACAGCAGATGCATATCCGGTAGGAGGGACTGTGAAAATAAATTTCAGTAACGGACCCAATCTTGTAAAAGACTGGATTGGTATCTATAAAATGGGACAAACACCCGGAACCAATACATCAGCTACTTACAAATATGTAACAACTCCTGCAGGAAGTCTTGATTTTACAGGATTGCCAAAAGGATATTATTTTGCACAGTATTTCCTGGAAGATGGGTATACAGCCATTGGAGAGAAGGTCTTCTTTAAAGTAGGAGATATCGTTACAGAATTATGGATCAATAAACCGGTTTATACATTAGGTGAAAATATTACCGCTTCATGGACAGATTCTCCGGGAATTATCAAAGATTGGTTGGGAATTTATCCGCAAAGTGTTCAGACCCCTGATGACAACTTTGTTTCTTATACTTATTTTGACGGAGTCACTCAGGGAACAAAAGCATTAAGCGGTGCAGCATTACCTACAACTCCAGGAAACTATTACATGGTCATGTTTACCAATGATTCCTATACTGAAGTTTCCAACAGAAAACAGTTTCAGGTGACGTCAGGACCAACACTAGGAATAGATAAAGTTGAAAAGAGCACTGAGAAAAATGTAGTATTATACCCGAATCCAACAAAGCCAGGTGAACCTACATTTATTAAAAGCGATTATCCGATTGATAAAATTGAATTGTTATCCGCGAATGGAGATCTGCTTTATGAATCTAAAAATGTTCATAATCAGAGATTCTCTTTAGTGAATGAAAACCTTCCAAAAGGAGTCTATTTTGTTAAAGTTCATACCAGAAAATTATTTACCTTGAAACTTATTATACAATAAGAATTAGATAAACAAAAAAGGGTCTTACATCGTAAGGCCCTTTTTTTATGTTTATTTTTATTAATTAAAGAGTATTATAAAGCAAATTATCTTCCGAGATAATAATTTGATCATTATAATTGATGTCGTCCTGTTCGGAATTGGCTAAGATTTTTGAATCCTGAGTAAGCTTTCCAGTGGCATCATACATTTTTAAAAGAATCCATTTTCCGCTACGCTCTATCTCTTTTGTACCGGAATCTGTTTTCATTTTAATTTTTCCGCTTTGAAGTATTCCACTTTTTACGACAGATTTGTTGGTAGGTTTGCCATTGATGTATTGTACAATCTGCGCTGAAAAAGAATAATCCTGTTCTAATGGCTGAGTGTAACTGTATACAATAGCTCCTTTTGTATTATAGACCGTAGATTCGTATGCGTTTTTATTTGCATTGAGTTTCTTTTCAGACTGAAGCGTAGTTCCTTCCGAAAATACCTTTGAATGAATTAAAATCCCATCTTTATAGACTTGCTCATTACTGCCCTCATATAAAGTACCATTATATGGCATATCTTCTTTGTACGTTATGCTTGACTTCAAAGATCCGTTGTCATTGTAATATTTTATTTCCTGTACAGAATTATCTTTGAGGGTTTTCTCTGAAAATAACTTTCCATTTTCACTAAAACTTTTATTGGATACAAGGGATCCGTTTTTATAGACGTCAACGGCAGAAATCTGCAAAAAATCATAGGTAAATTGATAATCTTCTCCTTCATATGGTATAATATATTCACCCTCTGTATTCAGTTTATAGATCAGATTCCCAATTTTTTTCCCAGATTCATCATACGTGGTTTTATAGCCATCCTTTTTATTTTTTTTCTCTTCCTGTAAGGTTTTTCCGTTCTTTCCAAATACTGTAGTCTCGACAATATTTCCATTTTTATATTTCTCAATTTTGGAAACCGTCATAGGATTATAGTAATATTCTACCAGTGTCCCATTATTCGCTGATGATGAAGAATAGCTGCTGCTTCCAATAGATTTACCCTTATCACCATAATATTTAGTTTCAGAATTTCCATCTTTATCAACGCTCGTTTCATATCTGATTCCTTTAAGGTCATCATCGTAGATTATGGTTTTGTATACTTGAGAGCTTTCATATATGGTAACTGAATTAAAATAAAGTGAATTCTCTACTTCCTTATAAGTATAAATCTTACCAGTGAAGTTACCATCTTTGGTATAGCTCACGTCCTCTAATAATCTTCCCTTTTCATCAAATGATTGAGAAGGTCCCAGCTGCTTACCTTTAGAATAAGTGGAAGAACTTAACGTTTTTCCTTCCCGGGTGTACCAGGTTACTTTTCCTTCATATACTTCGCCTTGTGGAGTGGCATCTGAAGCCAGACCTTCCATCTGAAGGGTGCCGTCTTTATAATAATCTTTAATTAACGTCAACTTTCCTTTTGGTTCTGTTTGGCGGTAATATTCCATTTTGTCTTGGGTTGTTTTTTCCCAATTCTCATCAAAATAGATTTTTTCCTGTGAAAAGACGGATATATTTAAAAGTAATGCGAATAGTGTTAAAGCAAATAATTTCTTCATAGGTAGGTGTTAGTTTTATAATATTAATGTCGAAAAGTGATTGGATAGGTTAGCAGGATGAGATAGAATGAACTGCCATACTGAAACAGAGTAATTTTTTTTTCATGGAATTTGTGTTGTACTGATAAAATATTATTCTATCATTAATTATTTTAATGGTTTGGTCGTCTTAGTAATTGATTTTGTGCCATCAAATATATATTAATTTGATTGAAAATAAGAAAAAAATTAAGTTTTACAGGCTAAAATCAGGGATTTTACGGAAGAGTCTGTTGGA is a window from the Chryseobacterium sp. T16E-39 genome containing:
- a CDS encoding membrane-binding protein → MKKLFALTLFALLLNISVFSQEKIYFDENWEKTTQDKMEYYRQTEPKGKLTLIKDYYKDGTLQMEGLASDATPQGEVYEGKVTWYTREGKTLSSSTYSKGKQLGPSQSFDEKGRLLEDVSYTKDGNFTGKIYTYKEVENSLYFNSVTIYESSQVYKTIIYDDDLKGIRYETSVDKDGNSETKYYGDKGKSIGSSSYSSSSANNGTLVEYYYNPMTVSKIEKYKNGNIVETTVFGKNGKTLQEEKKNKKDGYKTTYDESGKKIGNLIYKLNTEGEYIIPYEGEDYQFTYDFLQISAVDVYKNGSLVSNKSFSENGKLFSEKTLKDNSVQEIKYYNDNGSLKSSITYKEDMPYNGTLYEGSNEQVYKDGILIHSKVFSEGTTLQSEKKLNANKNAYESTVYNTKGAIVYSYTQPLEQDYSFSAQIVQYINGKPTNKSVVKSGILQSGKIKMKTDSGTKEIERSGKWILLKMYDATGKLTQDSKILANSEQDDINYNDQIIISEDNLLYNTL